A window from Chaetodon trifascialis isolate fChaTrf1 chromosome 5, fChaTrf1.hap1, whole genome shotgun sequence encodes these proteins:
- the tgfb5 gene encoding transforming growth factor beta-2 proprotein, with amino-acid sequence MWLLRLALLLLLLRFSGVLLVEGINTCQSINLDKQKSRRIEAVRGQILSKLRIRSPPDEDEDPPAGSVPPEVMLLYNSTRELLKERARLAESTCERESSEEDYYAKEVQRIDMLPPRTDTNVVQPAVPSPHYRVVHFDVSGVDLTNSTLVKAEFRIFRAPNPLARASEQRVEIYQLLKPDEESTSTQRYIDSRTIQPKAKGAWISVEVTETIKDWVSDPENNLGLKLGVHCPCCTFVPSTNNIVPNKSEELEALFAGVDDERLRQIRKPGQVKGQADFSTKTPHLILTVLPSDRVDNPAKKNRKKRAAATDTTTCSRGSDQGCCLRSLYIDFRRDLNWKWIHEPKGYKANFCAGNCPYLWSANNHYNMILPLYNKLNPEASATPCCVPQDLEPLTIMYFIGRTPRVEQLSNMVVKSCKCR; translated from the exons ATGTGGCTCCTCCGCCtcgcgctgctgctgctgctgctccggTTCTCCGGTGTGTTGCTTGTGGAGGGGATCAACACGTGCCAGTCCATCAACCTGGACAAGCAGAAGTCCCGGCGCATCGAGGCCGTCCGCGGGCAGATCCTCAGCAAGCTGCGCATCCGCAGCCCGCCAGACGAGGACGAGGACCCGCCGGCTGGCTCGGTGCCCCCGGAGGTCATGCTGCTCTACAACAGCACGCGGGAGCTGCTGAAGGAACGCGCGCGTCTGGCTGAGTCCACGTGCGAGCGCGAGAGCAGCGAGGAGGACTATTATGCCAAAGAGGTGCAGAGGATCGACATGCTGCCTCCCCGCACCGACACAA ATGTGGTCCAGCCAGCAGTCCCCAGCCCCCACTACAGAGTCGTCCACTTCGACGTCAGCGGAGTGGACCTGACCAACAGCACCCTGGTCAAAGCTGAGTTCAGGATCTTCAGAGCTCCCAACCCGCTGGCCCGGGCGTCAGAGCAGAGAGTGGAGATCTATCAG CTGCTGAAGCCAGATGAAGAGAGCACCTCCACTCAACGTTATATTGACTCCCGCACCATTCAGCCCAAGGCAAAGGGAGCCTGGATCTCAGTGGAGGTCACCGAAACCATTAAGGACTGGGTGTCAGATCCAG AGAACAATCTCGGCCTGAAGTTGGGCGTCCACTGTCCCTGCTGCACCTTCGTCCCATCCACCAACAACATAGTTCCCAACAAGAGCGAGGAGCTGGAGGCTCTCTTTGCAG GTGTGGACGATGAGAGGCTTCGTCAGATAAGAAAGCCCGGCCAGGTTAAAGGCCAGGCGGATTTCAGCACCAAGACGCCGCACCTCATCCTCACCGTGCTGCCCAGCGACAGAGTGGACAACCCGGCCAAGAAGAACCGCAAGAAGAGGGCGGCCGCCACAGACACCACAACCTGCTCCCG TGGCTCGGACCAGGGCTGCTGCCTGCGCTCACTCTACATCGACTTCAGGCGTGACCTCAACTGGAAATGGATCCATGAGCCCAAAGGTTACAAAGCCAACTTCTGTGCCGGCAACTGTCCTTACCTCTGGAGTGCCAACAACCACTATAACATG ATCCTGCCTCTGTACAACAAGCTGAACCCTGAGGCCTCCGCCACGCCCTGCTGCGTTCCTCAGGACCTGGAGCCCCTCACCATCATGTACTTCATAGGCCGCACACCACGTGTTGAACAGCTCTCCAACATGGTCGTCAAATCCTGCAAGTGTCGCTGA
- the kcnk4a gene encoding uncharacterized protein kcnk4a gives MRCTTLLALLTGVMLYLVMGALVFRTLEAPNENLAYKDLLTTKRTFLDNKSCVTELDFHKLVKGVASAVEAGLDVSSLPANFTSRWDLASAFFFCGTIITTIGFGNLSPRTWYGQLFCVCYALVGIPMFGILLAGVSDHMGTVLRRAVAKIETLFLKRKVRPTTVRVISAVLSILIGCLIFLAVPTVVFQKVEDWSFLESLYFVVITLTTVGFGDYVPGTDTRREGMFFKPLVLLWIVFGLAYFASILTMIGNWLRVLSKRTRAEMEELRAHATDWTQNIQNMSMDFRIPNPLEFNDPFLLQRRRWKRSERRRIRRGAQGTLGHWVRGGSENGHLPNRWAALSSSMSQLDTHPSLERAVVAKSRPRVGAARGETVPRVGPGLRVDPAVGLQAESRSFPHLLARSFSLPVARSTSELDSAGAALQEGSLSGSESPFDSRSDVSSASSSFLALRRFQPCYTVSSMEEGGAAGMKTVQEKNELTPAEEYGSGENNSCKHTPASGLLPLTSSLTPFISPSHHPVLLPSPPLNIASSASCQLLDFFGENLAYIDESSDALSDQPAASEERKRRPRKPKRRSINRQLPHKWSPLQVRRPHSEMQPPSNPPTPPPDSSLSDRPPSENHTGSAPTL, from the exons GGAGTGGCGTCTGCAGTGGAGGCAGGCCTGGATGTGAGCAGCCTTCCTGCCAACTTCACCAGCCGCTGGGACTTGGCCTccgctttcttcttctgtggtacCATCATTACCACCATAG GTTTTGGGAACCTGTCTCCTCGGACGTGGTACGGCcagttgttctgtgtgtgctaCGCCTTGGTGGGCATCCCCATGTTTGGCATACTGCTCGCAGGAGTGAGTGACCACATGGGCACAGTGCTGCGGAGAGCTGTGGCCAAGATTGAGACCCTCTTCCTG AAACGCAAGGTCAGGCCGACCACAGTGCGCGTGATCTCGGCGgttctctccatcctcattgGCTGTCTGATCTTCCTCGCCGTGCCAACGGTCGTGTTTCAGAAAGTGGAGGACTGGTCTTTCCTGGAGTCGCTCTACTTTGTGGTCATCACTCTCACCACTGTTGGCTTTGGAGACTATGTACCTggtactgacacac GTCGCGAGGGCATGTTCTTCAAGCCTCTGGTGCTCTTGTGGAtagtgtttggtcttgcctaCTTTGCCTCCATCCTCACCATGATAGGCAACTGGCTGAGGGTGCTGTCTAAGAGGACCCGCGCTGAG ATGGAGGAGTTGAGGGCCCACGCGACAGACTGGACCCAGAACATCCAGAACATGTCCATGGACTTCCGCATCCCAAACCCTCTGGAGTTCAACGACCCCTTCCTCCTGCAGCGCCGGCGCTGGAAACGCAGTGAGCGTCGCCGCATCCGTCGTGGAGCCCAGGGCACTCTGGGACACTGGGTTCGTGGAGGATCTGAGAATGGACACCTGCCGAACCGCTGGGCCGCGCTCTCCAGCTCCATGAGCCAGCTGGACACCCATCCGTCTCTGGAGAGGGCGGTGGTAGCCAAGTCCAGGCCGCGAGTCGGTGCTGCTAGAGGTGAAACGGTCCCGAGAGTGGGGCCTGGATTGAGGGTTGACCCCGCTGTGGGTCTACAGGCAGAAAGCAGGTCGTTTCCTCATCTGCTGGCCCGCTCATTCTCCCTCCCTGTGGCCCGCTCCACCTCAGAGCTGGACTCAGCAGGTGCAGCCCTGCAGGAAGGATCCCTCTCTGGATCTGAGTCTCCTTTTGATTCCAGATCAGacgtctcctctgcctcctcgtCCTTCTTGGCGCTCCGCAGGTTCCAGCCCTGCTATACAGTCAGCAgcatggaggagggaggggccGCAGGCATGAAGACAGTGCAAGAGAAAAACGAACTGACTCCCGCAGAGGAATATGGATCAGGAGAAAACAatagctgcaaacacacacctgcctctGGTTTGctccctctcacctcctctcttacccccttcatttctccctctcacCACCCagtcctccttccctcccctcccctcaaCATCGCCTCCtcagccagctgccagctgttgGATTTCTTCGGAGAGAACCTGGCGTACATCGACGAGTCCTCAGACGCTCTGAGTGACCAGCCAGCAGCAAgcgaagagaggaagagacgaCCACGAAAACCCAAGAGGAGGAGCATCAATAGGCAGCTGCCACACAAGTGGAGCCCCCTGCAGGTGAGAAGGCCCCACAGTGAGATGCAGCCACCTTCAAATCCCCCCACACCACCTCCAGACTCATCTCTTTCAGACCGGCCCCCATCAGAGAACCACACAGGTTCAGCTCCGACGCTCTGA
- the trmt112 gene encoding multifunctional methyltransferase subunit TRM112-like protein has translation MKLLTHNMLTSHVKGVMKGYPLLIKATEVKMKEVEFNPQFVSRMIPKLEWSVLVQAAEELGQRQDLPGELVPDYEKDEEFLKKVHRVLLEVEVIEGCLQCPESGREFPISRGIPNMLLNEDEV, from the exons ATGAAGCTGCTCACGCACAACATGTTGACATCTCACGTGAAGGGGGTCATGAAAGGATACCCGCTGCTCATCAAG GCGACTGAGGTGAAGATGAAAGAGGTGGAGTTCAACCCTCAGTTTGTCAGCCGGATGATCCCCAAACTGGAGTGGAGCGTTCTGgttcaggctgcagaggag TTGGGTCAGCGGCAAGACCTGCCGGGTGAGCTGGTGCCAGATTATGAGAAAGACGAGGAGTTCCTGAAGAAGGTGCACAGAGTGCTTTTAGAG gtggaGGTGATAGAGGGCTGCCTGCAGTGTCCTGAATCAGGGCGAGAGTTCCCGATCTCCAGAGGAATCCCCAACATGCTGCTGAACGAAGACGAGGTGTAG